From a single Nitrogeniibacter mangrovi genomic region:
- a CDS encoding ABC transporter permease, whose product MECPQLRRIDGRLHPQGDWTLAALGADVARLRRALVHADGASWDLAGVTRLDSFGAMLLWRAWGHRLPEGLAVPAAFENHFARLAQIDRVPSGKRPRFGPVDALASLGHLYLGFVGHVADFLALIGRLLIDVFYLLGRPRDWPLKEFSANLHKTGVRAMPVSALVGFLIGVVLSYLSALQLKAFGADIYIVNILGMGIIRELGPVLVSVLVAGRSGSAMTAQLGVMRVTEEVDALTVMGISRYVRLVLPKVMALSVAMPLLVLWTSAIALIGGMVSAELQLGLNYGFFIEALPKAVPAANLVIALSKGVVFGILIALVACHFGLRVKPNTESLSANTTASVVTSITTVILVDAVFAIATKSIGVPI is encoded by the coding sequence ATGGAATGCCCGCAACTGCGACGGATTGACGGACGCCTGCACCCGCAGGGGGACTGGACGCTGGCCGCGTTGGGGGCGGATGTCGCGCGCCTGCGCCGTGCGCTGGTCCACGCGGACGGTGCCTCGTGGGATCTGGCCGGCGTCACCCGGCTGGACAGCTTCGGCGCGATGCTCCTGTGGCGCGCCTGGGGGCACCGGCTCCCCGAAGGCCTGGCGGTGCCGGCGGCCTTCGAAAACCATTTCGCGCGCCTGGCGCAGATCGATCGCGTGCCCAGCGGCAAGCGGCCGCGCTTCGGCCCGGTCGATGCGCTGGCGTCGCTGGGGCATCTGTACCTGGGGTTTGTCGGCCACGTGGCCGATTTCCTCGCCCTGATCGGGCGTTTGCTGATCGACGTGTTCTACCTGCTGGGCCGGCCGCGAGACTGGCCGCTCAAGGAGTTCTCCGCCAATCTGCACAAGACCGGCGTGCGCGCCATGCCCGTGAGCGCCCTGGTGGGCTTCCTCATCGGCGTGGTGCTTTCCTACCTGTCCGCGCTCCAACTCAAGGCCTTCGGGGCGGACATCTACATCGTCAACATCCTCGGCATGGGCATCATCCGCGAGCTCGGGCCGGTCCTGGTGTCGGTGCTGGTGGCCGGGCGCTCGGGTTCGGCCATGACCGCCCAGCTCGGCGTCATGCGGGTGACCGAGGAGGTCGATGCGCTCACGGTGATGGGCATCTCCCGCTATGTGCGCCTGGTGCTGCCCAAGGTGATGGCCCTGAGCGTGGCGATGCCGCTGCTGGTGCTGTGGACCTCGGCCATCGCGCTGATCGGCGGCATGGTGTCCGCCGAACTGCAACTGGGGCTCAACTACGGCTTCTTCATCGAGGCGCTGCCCAAGGCGGTGCCGGCGGCGAACCTGGTGATTGCACTCTCGAAAGGGGTGGTCTTCGGCATCCTCATCGCCCTCGTGGCCTGCCATTTCGGCCTGCGGGTCAAACCCAACACCGAGAGCCTGAGCGCCAACACCACCGCGTCGGTGGTGACCTCGATCACCACCGTCATTTTGGTGGACGCGGTGTTCGCCATCGCCACCAAATCCATCGGGGTGCCGATTTGA
- a CDS encoding ABC transporter ATP-binding protein — MVRLRGLSTRFGATWVHRGIDLDIAAGEVVSLVGGSGSGKTTLLRQIVGLLQPAEGEVLLFGEPLFAGSREVQLRRRRRFAMCFQQGALFSALTVFENIAFPLRESRVATEAEIRELVALKLSMVQLQPEHADLMPAELSGGMIKRVALARALALEPELLLLDEPTAGLDPTRSAAFVDLVKDLQRQLGLTVVLVTHDLDTLAALSSRVAVLAEQRILAYDTLDGVLQVKHPFIEEFFLSERSARAIARGREA, encoded by the coding sequence GTGGTCCGCTTGCGGGGGCTGTCCACCCGCTTCGGCGCGACCTGGGTGCACCGGGGCATCGACCTGGACATCGCGGCCGGCGAGGTGGTGTCGCTGGTGGGGGGCTCCGGCAGCGGCAAGACGACCCTGCTGCGCCAGATCGTCGGCCTGCTGCAACCGGCCGAAGGCGAGGTGCTGCTGTTCGGCGAGCCGCTGTTCGCCGGCTCCCGGGAGGTCCAGCTGCGGCGCCGGCGCCGTTTTGCCATGTGCTTCCAGCAGGGGGCGCTGTTTTCCGCGCTGACGGTGTTCGAGAACATCGCCTTTCCGCTGCGCGAGAGCCGGGTGGCGACCGAGGCGGAGATCCGCGAGCTGGTGGCGCTCAAGCTGAGCATGGTGCAGTTGCAGCCCGAGCATGCCGACCTGATGCCGGCGGAGCTGTCGGGTGGGATGATCAAACGGGTGGCACTCGCGCGGGCGCTGGCGCTGGAGCCGGAGCTGCTGCTGCTCGACGAGCCGACCGCCGGGCTCGATCCGACCCGCAGCGCGGCCTTCGTCGATCTGGTCAAGGATCTGCAGCGCCAGCTCGGGCTCACCGTGGTGCTGGTCACCCATGACCTGGATACCCTGGCCGCGCTGTCGTCGCGGGTGGCGGTGCTGGCCGAGCAGCGGATTCTCGCCTATGACACGCTGGACGGCGTGTTGCAGGTGAAGCATCCTTTCATCGAAGAATTTTTCCTCAGCGAACGCAGCGCCCGCGCGATCGCGCGGGGCAGAGAGGCTTGA
- a CDS encoding electron transfer flavoprotein subunit alpha/FixB family protein — translation MSILVIAEHDNAVLKAATLNTVAAAQAIGGDIDLLVAGSGCGAVAEAGARLAGVGRVLVADAGHYAEHGAENLAALVVARAGGYSHILAPASTFGKNLLPRVAATLDVAQISDIIAVESADTFKRPIYAGNAIATVQSADPVKLITVRTTAFEAVGEGGSAAVEAIDAAADTGLSALVGRELTKSERPELGAASVIVSGGRGVGSSENYHALLEPLADKLGAALGASRAAVDAGYVPNDYQVGQTGKIVAPQLYVAVGISGAIQHLAGMKDSKVIVAINKDEEAPIFQVADYGLVADLFEAVPALTAALG, via the coding sequence ATGAGCATTCTCGTCATTGCAGAACACGACAACGCGGTGCTCAAGGCCGCGACCCTGAACACCGTCGCGGCCGCGCAGGCCATCGGCGGCGACATCGACCTGCTGGTGGCCGGCAGCGGCTGCGGCGCGGTGGCCGAGGCGGGCGCCCGTCTGGCCGGTGTGGGCCGGGTGCTGGTGGCCGATGCGGGCCACTACGCCGAGCACGGCGCCGAGAACCTGGCGGCGCTTGTCGTCGCCCGGGCCGGCGGCTACAGCCACATCCTCGCGCCGGCGAGCACCTTCGGCAAGAACCTGCTGCCGCGCGTGGCCGCCACGCTCGATGTGGCGCAGATCTCCGACATCATCGCGGTGGAGTCGGCCGATACCTTCAAGCGGCCGATCTACGCCGGCAACGCCATCGCCACCGTTCAGAGCGCCGATCCGGTCAAGCTCATCACCGTGCGCACCACGGCCTTCGAGGCGGTGGGCGAGGGCGGCTCGGCCGCGGTCGAAGCCATCGACGCGGCGGCCGACACCGGGCTCAGCGCCCTGGTCGGGCGCGAACTGACCAAGTCCGAGCGCCCGGAACTGGGCGCGGCGAGTGTGATCGTCTCCGGCGGTCGCGGCGTGGGCAGCAGCGAGAACTACCACGCCCTGCTCGAACCGCTGGCCGACAAGCTCGGCGCGGCGCTCGGCGCCAGCCGGGCGGCCGTCGATGCCGGCTACGTGCCCAACGACTACCAGGTGGGCCAGACCGGCAAGATCGTTGCGCCGCAGCTGTACGTGGCGGTGGGCATCTCCGGGGCGATCCAGCATCTGGCCGGCATGAAGGACTCGAAGGTGATCGTCGCCATCAACAAGGACGAGGAGGCGCCGATCTTCCAGGTCGCCGACTACGGTCTGGTGGCGGATCTGTTCGAGGCCGTGCCGGCCCTGACCGCCGCGCTGGGGTAA
- a CDS encoding ABC-type transport auxiliary lipoprotein family protein, producing MRRFDWRWCAALLMALAVSACSSFGKPESPPTIFDIAPLDGQVRQVAVPMTDLEVLAPSWLASSAMQYRLEPVSRLERRFYSTSRWAGMPAEMLEVAFGRMLQTQPAPNGAGCRLRVQLDEFIQRFDTAATSSGLIEMRASLLAPRTDVIVAYRSFSVARPAPTADAAGGVVALRDGVHRLGNELGDWLVSLPAGPSDQGVIARCAH from the coding sequence ATGCGACGGTTTGACTGGCGATGGTGCGCCGCACTGCTAATGGCGCTGGCCGTGTCGGCGTGCTCGTCCTTCGGCAAACCGGAGTCGCCGCCGACGATCTTCGATATCGCGCCGCTCGACGGGCAGGTGCGGCAGGTAGCGGTGCCGATGACCGATCTGGAGGTGCTCGCGCCGTCGTGGCTGGCTTCGTCGGCCATGCAATACCGGCTCGAACCGGTCAGCCGGCTGGAGCGCCGCTTCTATTCGACCAGCCGCTGGGCCGGCATGCCGGCGGAGATGCTCGAGGTCGCCTTCGGCCGCATGCTGCAGACCCAGCCCGCGCCCAACGGGGCCGGCTGCCGCCTGCGCGTGCAGCTGGACGAATTCATTCAGCGTTTCGACACTGCGGCCACGAGCAGCGGGCTGATCGAAATGCGGGCCAGCTTGCTCGCGCCGCGTACCGATGTCATCGTGGCCTATCGTTCGTTCTCGGTGGCGCGCCCGGCGCCCACCGCCGATGCGGCCGGCGGCGTCGTCGCCCTGCGTGACGGGGTCCATCGACTCGGCAACGAACTGGGCGACTGGCTGGTATCGCTGCCGGCCGGCCCATCCGATCAAGGCGTGATCGCGCGCTGCGCCCACTGA
- a CDS encoding TatD family hydrolase: MLIDTHCHLDAAEFAADRAAVIDRARAAGVAGFVVPGVTAAGFDGLDELADATPGMARAFGLHPLYIDCARQADLDLLAARLEREDVVAVGEIGLDGFVPTPTLETQLPWFEAQLALARRAGLPVILHVRRAVDAITAAVRRAGVAGGIAHAFNGSEQQARQLAALGFKFGFGGTLTYPGSRRIRALAQALPLEWIVLETDAPDIAPVWARGQRNEPATVARIAQELAELRGLSVEAVIEATGRNALAVLPRLGAVLAAA, from the coding sequence ATGCTCATCGACACCCACTGCCACCTCGACGCGGCCGAGTTCGCCGCCGACCGGGCGGCGGTGATCGATCGGGCCCGCGCGGCCGGCGTTGCCGGCTTCGTGGTCCCCGGGGTGACCGCCGCGGGTTTCGACGGGCTCGACGAGCTGGCCGACGCGACGCCGGGCATGGCGCGCGCCTTCGGCCTGCATCCGCTGTATATCGATTGCGCCCGGCAGGCGGATCTGGATCTGCTCGCGGCCCGGCTGGAACGCGAAGACGTGGTCGCGGTGGGGGAGATCGGGCTCGATGGATTCGTGCCGACGCCGACCCTGGAGACACAGCTGCCCTGGTTCGAGGCCCAGCTCGCCTTGGCCCGCCGAGCCGGCTTGCCGGTCATCCTTCATGTCCGGCGGGCGGTGGATGCCATCACCGCCGCCGTGCGTCGCGCCGGCGTGGCCGGCGGCATCGCCCATGCCTTCAACGGCTCCGAGCAGCAGGCGCGTCAGCTCGCGGCGCTCGGGTTCAAGTTCGGTTTCGGCGGCACCCTGACCTATCCCGGCTCGCGGCGCATCCGTGCGCTTGCCCAGGCGCTGCCGCTGGAGTGGATCGTGCTCGAGACCGATGCCCCGGACATTGCCCCGGTGTGGGCCCGGGGGCAGCGCAACGAGCCGGCCACGGTGGCGCGCATCGCACAGGAACTGGCCGAGCTGCGCGGCCTGTCGGTCGAGGCCGTGATCGAGGCGACCGGGCGCAACGCGCTGGCGGTCCTACCCCGCCTCGGTGCTGTGCTCGCGGCGGCTTGA
- a CDS encoding MlaD family protein, with protein sequence MENRAHAILAGLFVVVLGIATAVALWWFSGAREPMREVELVSQGNVTGLNLQAAVRYRGISAGRVEEIVIDPTDPRDIVVRISLRKDLPLTRGTTASLGYQGVTGLAFVQLEDRGEDLRPLEAAPGALPRIALAPSLMDELSNVALDAMAQFKTVAQQFKQLFADENVARMGEALKRLESAARGMDRTFNEAPAMIASVRKMFSPENQARIATAMAHLEQASGEAGPAIGEFRALLVKLRETSEHIDQASVAAGNDLLNGSLPRLNTLMKELTVTSQRLTRLIEEVDAAPQMLLLGRGTQPPGPGEEGFDGAGKQ encoded by the coding sequence ATGGAAAACCGCGCCCACGCCATCCTGGCGGGTCTGTTCGTCGTGGTACTCGGCATCGCTACGGCGGTTGCGCTGTGGTGGTTCTCGGGCGCACGCGAGCCCATGCGCGAGGTCGAACTGGTGAGCCAGGGCAACGTGACCGGGCTCAATCTGCAGGCGGCGGTGCGCTATCGCGGCATCTCCGCTGGCCGGGTCGAAGAGATCGTCATCGACCCGACCGATCCGCGCGACATCGTCGTGCGCATCAGCCTGCGCAAGGATCTGCCGCTGACCCGGGGGACCACGGCCTCGCTGGGTTATCAGGGCGTCACCGGCCTGGCCTTCGTGCAGCTGGAGGATCGGGGCGAGGATCTGCGCCCCCTCGAAGCGGCCCCCGGCGCGTTGCCGCGGATCGCGCTGGCCCCGAGCCTGATGGATGAACTGTCCAACGTGGCGCTCGACGCCATGGCCCAGTTCAAGACCGTGGCCCAGCAGTTCAAGCAGCTGTTCGCCGACGAGAACGTGGCGCGTATGGGCGAGGCCCTCAAGCGGCTCGAGTCGGCCGCGCGGGGGATGGACCGGACCTTCAATGAAGCGCCGGCGATGATCGCCTCGGTGCGCAAGATGTTCTCGCCGGAAAATCAGGCACGAATCGCGACCGCCATGGCTCATCTGGAGCAGGCCAGCGGCGAGGCGGGGCCCGCCATCGGGGAATTCCGCGCCCTGCTGGTGAAATTGCGTGAAACCAGCGAGCATATCGACCAGGCCTCGGTGGCGGCCGGTAACGACCTGCTCAACGGCTCGCTGCCGCGCCTGAACACGCTCATGAAGGAACTGACCGTGACCTCCCAGCGCCTGACGCGGTTGATCGAGGAGGTGGACGCCGCGCCGCAGATGTTGCTGCTCGGTCGCGGCACCCAGCCGCCCGGACCGGGCGAAGAGGGCTTCGATGGTGCCGGCAAGCAATAG
- a CDS encoding acyl-CoA synthetase has translation MSQDNSNPYAHGLDKCDANYVALTPLSFLERSAYVYPDRLAIVHGQRRYTWKEVDSRARRLASALKARGVGNGDTVAVVLNNTPEMYEAHFGVPATGAVLNTINTRLDAEAIAFILNHGEAKVLLTDREYARTMAKAVELAGRPDMLVIDVDDPEYQGPGERIGTLEYEAFLGEGNPETAFQMPADEWDPISLNYTSGTTGNPKGVVYHHRGAYLNAMSNIISWGMPPHSVYLWTLPMFHCNGWCFPWTMAANAGINVCLRRVDPRLIFDAIREHGVTHYCGAPIVHSMLANAPAQWREGIDHKVSGLVAAAPPPAAVIEGMAKIGFDITHVYGLTETYGPAAVCAKHDHWADLPLAEQVALNGRQGVRYHAQEGVTVMDPQTMEPVPWDGETMGEIMFRGNIVMKGYLKNEKATEESFRGGWYHTGDLAVMQPDGYVKIKDRSKDIIISGGENISSIEVEDALYKHPAVMAAAVVAAPDPKWGEVPAAFIELREGATVTEEDIRAHCREHLAGFKQPKIIAFCEVPKTSTGKIQKFVLRERIKSTSSFE, from the coding sequence ATGAGTCAAGACAACAGCAATCCGTATGCACACGGGCTGGACAAGTGTGATGCCAACTACGTGGCGCTCACGCCGCTGAGCTTTCTCGAGCGCAGCGCCTATGTGTATCCGGACCGCCTCGCCATCGTGCATGGCCAGCGCCGCTACACCTGGAAAGAGGTGGATAGCCGCGCCCGCCGGCTCGCCTCGGCGCTCAAGGCGCGCGGCGTCGGCAACGGCGACACCGTCGCGGTGGTGCTCAACAACACGCCGGAAATGTACGAAGCCCATTTCGGCGTGCCGGCCACCGGCGCGGTGCTCAACACCATCAACACCCGGCTCGACGCCGAGGCGATCGCCTTCATCCTCAATCACGGTGAAGCCAAGGTGCTGCTGACCGATCGCGAGTACGCGCGCACCATGGCCAAGGCGGTCGAGCTGGCGGGGCGGCCGGACATGCTCGTGATCGACGTGGACGATCCGGAATACCAGGGCCCCGGCGAGCGCATCGGCACGCTCGAATACGAAGCCTTCCTCGGCGAGGGTAATCCGGAGACGGCCTTCCAGATGCCGGCGGACGAGTGGGATCCGATCTCGCTCAACTACACCTCCGGCACCACCGGCAACCCGAAAGGGGTGGTCTATCACCACCGTGGCGCCTACCTGAACGCCATGTCGAACATCATTTCCTGGGGGATGCCGCCGCATTCGGTGTACCTGTGGACGCTGCCGATGTTCCACTGCAACGGCTGGTGCTTCCCGTGGACCATGGCCGCCAATGCCGGCATCAACGTGTGCCTGCGGCGGGTCGATCCGCGCCTCATCTTCGACGCCATTCGCGAACATGGCGTCACCCACTACTGCGGCGCTCCGATCGTCCATTCCATGCTCGCCAACGCGCCGGCCCAGTGGCGCGAGGGCATCGACCACAAGGTCTCCGGCCTGGTCGCTGCGGCGCCGCCGCCGGCCGCGGTCATCGAGGGCATGGCCAAGATCGGCTTCGACATCACCCATGTGTATGGCCTGACCGAGACCTACGGGCCGGCGGCGGTGTGCGCCAAGCACGACCACTGGGCCGATCTGCCCCTGGCCGAACAGGTGGCCCTCAACGGCCGCCAGGGGGTGCGCTACCACGCCCAGGAGGGCGTCACCGTGATGGATCCGCAGACCATGGAGCCGGTGCCCTGGGACGGCGAGACCATGGGCGAGATCATGTTCCGCGGCAACATCGTCATGAAGGGCTACCTCAAGAACGAGAAGGCCACCGAGGAGTCCTTCCGTGGCGGCTGGTACCACACCGGCGATCTGGCCGTCATGCAGCCGGATGGCTATGTGAAGATCAAGGACCGCTCCAAGGACATCATCATCTCCGGCGGCGAGAACATCTCCTCCATCGAGGTCGAGGACGCGCTCTACAAGCATCCGGCGGTGATGGCGGCAGCCGTGGTGGCCGCGCCCGATCCCAAGTGGGGTGAGGTGCCGGCGGCCTTCATCGAACTGAGGGAGGGCGCGACGGTCACCGAAGAAGACATCCGCGCGCACTGTCGCGAGCATCTGGCCGGCTTCAAGCAGCCGAAGATCATCGCCTTCTGCGAGGTGCCCAAGACCTCGACCGGCAAGATCCAGAAATTCGTGCTGCGCGAGCGCATCAAATCCACGTCGTCCTTCGAGTGA
- a CDS encoding TetR/AcrR family transcriptional regulator: MENQTPKPRVQLDRKAWVLAAIELLAKEGVTGLRVELLAKHQKVTKGSFYWHFKDRRDLLDAVLDYWKDGRIRDIVKQTRAEPGQELAQIHHVIDVYSTSRSRRGIMIELAVRDWAKRDAVAAAVVEEVDTKRLECARALFLACGVPMAEASSRSMLLYAYVFGVSLMFCDRYAPDLDALKRDIADLIARSASSRREHSTEAG, encoded by the coding sequence ATGGAAAATCAAACGCCAAAGCCGCGCGTCCAGCTGGACCGCAAAGCCTGGGTGCTGGCCGCCATCGAGCTGCTGGCCAAGGAAGGGGTCACGGGACTGCGGGTGGAGCTGCTGGCCAAACACCAGAAAGTCACCAAGGGCAGCTTCTACTGGCACTTCAAGGATCGTCGCGACCTGCTCGACGCGGTGCTCGACTACTGGAAGGACGGGCGCATTCGCGACATCGTCAAGCAGACCCGCGCGGAACCGGGCCAGGAGCTGGCGCAGATCCATCACGTCATCGATGTGTACAGCACCAGTCGCAGTCGACGCGGCATCATGATCGAGCTGGCGGTGCGGGACTGGGCCAAGCGCGACGCGGTGGCGGCCGCCGTGGTCGAGGAGGTGGACACCAAGCGCCTGGAATGCGCGCGCGCGCTGTTCCTCGCCTGCGGGGTGCCGATGGCCGAAGCCTCCAGCCGCAGCATGCTGCTCTATGCCTACGTGTTCGGCGTCTCGCTGATGTTCTGCGACCGCTATGCGCCGGATCTCGACGCCCTCAAGCGGGACATCGCCGATCTGATCGCACGCTCGGCCTCAAGCCGCCGCGAGCACAGCACCGAGGCGGGGTAG
- the ppx gene encoding exopolyphosphatase, giving the protein MHKELVAAVDLGSNSFRLQVGRTVNDQIYPLDGLKEPVRLAAGLGGDKFLDDAAQVRGLTALSRFGERLADFPPHRVRAVATNTLRVAKNAPEFLIKAEAALGFPIEVIAGREEARLIYVGVAHTLPEPHRQQLVVDIGGGSTEFIIGRSFKPAELESLYMGCVSYTLRFFPEGRLDKKAFKEAELAAQRELQTIVNPFTDVGWELAVGSSGTAKSLRDLLVANGFSDGEITREGLESLRQALIKCGSMTKLSLDGIKADRLPVLPGGLAIMLAVFKAFDLEQMLFSEGALRLGVLYDLLGRYHHHDLRDATVEAFAARYSVDRAQAARVAATAVYLLEQLDPRAAHPDNLDRRFLVWAATLHEVGISVAHSSYHKHSAYILGNADMPGFSRMDQGRLSRLVLGHRGKLSRLSVIDPESSDWQLIACLRFAVVFHRARTERECPPVRIERVGHGFALSAEADWLDDSPLTAATLNDEVAQWNAIGHPLTVATCERIVDHE; this is encoded by the coding sequence ATGCACAAAGAACTGGTCGCCGCCGTTGATCTGGGTTCCAACAGTTTTCGCTTGCAGGTGGGACGCACCGTCAACGACCAGATCTATCCGCTTGACGGACTCAAGGAGCCGGTGCGGCTGGCCGCCGGCCTCGGGGGCGACAAGTTTCTCGACGACGCCGCCCAGGTGCGGGGGCTCACGGCCCTGAGCCGCTTCGGCGAGCGGCTGGCGGATTTCCCCCCGCACCGCGTCCGCGCGGTGGCCACCAACACCCTGCGGGTGGCGAAGAACGCGCCCGAGTTCCTGATCAAGGCCGAAGCGGCGCTCGGCTTTCCCATCGAGGTCATCGCCGGTCGCGAGGAAGCCCGCCTCATCTACGTGGGCGTGGCCCACACCCTGCCCGAACCGCACCGCCAGCAGCTGGTGGTGGACATCGGCGGCGGTTCGACCGAGTTCATCATCGGGCGCTCCTTCAAGCCGGCGGAGCTCGAGTCGCTGTACATGGGCTGCGTGAGCTACACCCTGCGCTTCTTTCCCGAGGGGCGGCTCGACAAGAAGGCCTTCAAGGAAGCGGAACTGGCCGCCCAGCGCGAGCTCCAGACCATCGTCAATCCGTTCACCGACGTGGGCTGGGAGCTGGCGGTCGGTTCGAGCGGTACCGCCAAGTCGCTGCGCGACCTGCTCGTGGCCAATGGCTTTTCCGACGGGGAAATCACCCGTGAGGGGCTCGAATCGCTCCGACAGGCACTGATCAAGTGCGGTTCCATGACCAAGTTGTCGCTCGACGGCATCAAGGCCGATCGCCTGCCGGTGTTGCCGGGCGGGCTGGCCATCATGCTGGCGGTGTTCAAGGCCTTCGATCTGGAGCAGATGCTGTTCTCCGAAGGGGCGCTGCGCCTGGGCGTGCTGTACGACCTGCTCGGTCGCTATCACCATCACGACCTGCGCGATGCCACCGTCGAGGCCTTTGCGGCACGCTACAGTGTCGATCGTGCCCAGGCCGCGCGGGTGGCGGCGACGGCGGTCTATCTGCTCGAGCAGCTCGATCCGCGTGCCGCTCACCCGGACAACCTCGATCGCCGCTTCCTCGTCTGGGCCGCGACCCTGCATGAAGTCGGGATCTCGGTGGCCCATTCGAGCTACCACAAGCACAGCGCCTACATCCTCGGCAATGCCGACATGCCGGGCTTTTCGCGCATGGACCAGGGCCGGCTGTCGCGGCTCGTGCTCGGGCATCGCGGCAAGCTCTCGCGCCTGTCGGTCATCGACCCGGAAAGCAGCGACTGGCAACTGATCGCGTGCCTGCGCTTCGCGGTGGTGTTCCATCGCGCCCGCACGGAGCGGGAATGCCCACCGGTGCGCATCGAACGGGTCGGGCATGGATTTGCGCTGAGCGCCGAGGCCGACTGGCTGGATGATTCGCCGCTGACCGCGGCGACGCTCAATGACGAGGTCGCACAGTGGAATGCCATCGGGCATCCACTGACGGTGGCCACCTGTGAACGCATCGTTGACCACGAATGA
- a CDS encoding enoyl-CoA hydratase, translating to MTEPNNEPMVLREDRDGAAHLTLNRPGQFNALSDAMLGAIIERLDAIADDPAVRAVVIGGAGKAFCAGHDLKEMRANHTLDFQQALFRKCGKLMLKIQRLPQPVIARIHGIATAAGCQLVSMCDLAVAADVARFAVSGINVGLFCSTPAVGISRNMGRKQAFEMLVTGEFIDATEAQRRGLVNRVVPLEALDEAVDKLTAAICAKTPVAVRMGKELFYRQLETGIEAAYQMASETMACNMMTEDAAEGIDAFIGKRPPQWKGC from the coding sequence ATGACGGAACCGAACAACGAGCCCATGGTGCTGCGCGAGGATCGCGACGGCGCGGCCCATCTCACCCTGAACCGCCCGGGGCAGTTCAATGCCCTGTCCGATGCGATGCTCGGTGCCATCATCGAACGACTCGATGCGATCGCCGACGACCCGGCGGTCCGAGCGGTGGTGATCGGCGGGGCGGGCAAGGCCTTCTGCGCCGGCCACGACCTCAAGGAGATGCGTGCCAACCACACGCTGGATTTCCAGCAGGCGCTGTTCCGCAAGTGCGGCAAGCTCATGCTCAAGATCCAGCGCCTGCCGCAGCCGGTCATCGCGCGCATCCACGGCATCGCCACCGCCGCCGGCTGCCAGCTCGTCTCCATGTGCGATCTGGCGGTGGCGGCCGATGTGGCGCGCTTTGCCGTCTCCGGCATCAACGTCGGCCTGTTCTGTTCGACGCCGGCGGTTGGCATCTCCCGCAACATGGGGCGCAAGCAGGCTTTCGAGATGCTGGTCACCGGTGAATTCATCGACGCGACCGAGGCGCAGCGTCGCGGCCTGGTCAACCGGGTGGTCCCGCTCGAGGCGCTGGACGAGGCGGTCGACAAGCTCACCGCCGCCATCTGCGCGAAGACGCCGGTGGCGGTGCGCATGGGCAAGGAGCTGTTCTACCGCCAGCTCGAGACCGGCATCGAGGCGGCCTACCAGATGGCCTCCGAGACCATGGCATGCAACATGATGACCGAGGATGCCGCCGAAGGCATCGACGCCTTCATCGGCAAGCGCCCGCCCCAGTGGAAAGGGTGCTGA
- a CDS encoding electron transfer flavoprotein subunit beta/FixA family protein, producing the protein MKILVPVKRVVDYNVKVRVKSDGSGVDIANVKMSMNPFDEIAVEEAVRLKEAGVATEVVAISCGVAQCQETLRTAMAIGADRGILVQTDEELQPLAVAKLLKAICDKESPELVVLGKQAIDDDANQTGQMLASLMNVAQATFASKVAIADGKATVTREIDGGLETLSMSLPAIVTTDLRLNEPRYATLPNIMKAKKKPLETVTPADLGVDVAPRLKTLKVEEPPKRSAGVKVADVAELVAKLKNEAKVI; encoded by the coding sequence TTGAAGATTCTGGTTCCCGTCAAACGGGTCGTCGATTACAACGTGAAGGTACGTGTCAAGAGCGACGGCTCAGGTGTCGACATCGCGAACGTGAAGATGAGCATGAATCCGTTCGATGAAATCGCGGTGGAAGAGGCGGTGCGCCTCAAGGAAGCCGGCGTTGCCACCGAGGTGGTGGCCATCTCCTGCGGCGTCGCCCAGTGCCAGGAGACGCTGCGCACCGCCATGGCCATCGGCGCCGATCGCGGCATCCTGGTGCAGACCGACGAGGAGTTGCAGCCGCTGGCCGTGGCCAAGCTGCTCAAGGCCATCTGCGACAAGGAGTCCCCCGAGCTGGTGGTGCTCGGCAAGCAGGCCATCGACGACGACGCCAACCAGACCGGGCAGATGCTCGCCTCGCTGATGAACGTGGCCCAGGCCACCTTCGCCTCCAAGGTGGCGATCGCCGACGGCAAGGCCACGGTGACCCGCGAGATCGATGGCGGCCTGGAGACCCTTTCGATGTCGCTGCCGGCCATCGTGACCACCGATCTGCGCCTCAACGAGCCGCGCTACGCCACGTTGCCGAACATCATGAAGGCGAAGAAGAAGCCGCTCGAGACCGTCACGCCGGCTGACCTGGGTGTCGACGTCGCGCCGCGCCTGAAGACGCTCAAGGTCGAGGAGCCGCCCAAGCGCAGCGCCGGGGTGAAAGTGGCGGATGTGGCCGAACTGGTCGCCAAACTCAAGAACGAAGCCAAGGTGATCTGA